The following proteins are co-located in the Paludibaculum fermentans genome:
- a CDS encoding BsuPI-related putative proteinase inhibitor, with product MLFSAAARAQTDYFPLQAGNQWIYRSTAGTFTLQVVESQAAGDKEHFLVRGLPSQPEVLLRKDDAGRILIWDAATKSDRIWLDTTTKEGVETETGVDPCNKSSVITSRQAAYKGPVGQFDNALTVRYTIANCADAGIESDVWLPSVGLLRRTWQTFTGPRPYELVYAKLGGRTVISEPELAFGLSLDRAVYIADLMPPVDPNKAVPLMLVRMTLRNTTKDNLTLNFPSGQVYDLVIRDAGGKQIYQWSANKTFVAVLHSETVKGEANWVVSLPLGEQTGAANQPWPDGRYTAEAWLTTDGGKLYGGTVAFEIMAVH from the coding sequence TTGCTGTTCAGCGCGGCGGCCCGCGCGCAAACCGACTATTTCCCATTGCAGGCCGGAAATCAGTGGATTTACCGCTCCACCGCCGGTACGTTCACTTTGCAGGTCGTGGAATCGCAGGCCGCCGGTGACAAGGAGCACTTCCTGGTTCGCGGCCTGCCCTCCCAACCCGAAGTTCTGCTCCGCAAGGACGACGCCGGCCGCATCCTCATCTGGGATGCCGCTACGAAGAGCGACAGGATCTGGCTCGACACCACAACTAAGGAAGGCGTGGAAACCGAAACCGGCGTCGACCCCTGCAATAAATCCAGCGTGATCACCTCCCGCCAAGCCGCCTACAAAGGCCCGGTCGGCCAGTTCGACAACGCCCTCACGGTCCGCTACACCATCGCCAACTGCGCTGACGCCGGCATCGAATCCGATGTCTGGCTCCCCTCCGTCGGCCTGCTACGCCGCACCTGGCAGACTTTCACCGGCCCTCGCCCCTACGAGCTTGTCTATGCCAAACTCGGCGGCCGCACGGTCATCTCCGAGCCCGAACTCGCCTTCGGCCTCTCGCTGGACCGCGCCGTGTACATCGCCGACCTCATGCCGCCCGTGGATCCGAACAAAGCCGTACCACTGATGCTGGTGCGCATGACGCTGCGGAATACCACGAAAGACAATTTAACCTTGAATTTCCCCTCCGGGCAGGTCTACGATTTAGTCATTCGCGACGCAGGCGGCAAGCAGATTTACCAATGGTCGGCCAATAAGACATTCGTGGCCGTGCTGCACAGCGAAACGGTGAAAGGCGAGGCCAATTGGGTGGTCAGCCTGCCGCTGGGTGAACAGACCGGCGCGGCGAACCAGCCCTGGCCCGACGGCCGGTATACGGCGGAAGCCTGGCTGACGACGGATGGCGGCAAGTTGTATGGGGGGACCGTTGCTTTTGAAATCATGGCGGTGCACTAA
- the leuS gene encoding leucine--tRNA ligase, with translation MPEKPYNHQEIELNWSQRWTADPELYKAVNDGTKPRYYVLEMLPYPSGRLHMGHVRNYSIGDTLARYQWMRGFDVLHPMGWDAFGLPAENAAIKNNRHPSEWTHSNIAHMKKQLLRMGFAYDWDREVSTCEPEYYRWNQWFFLRMMERDLAYRKVSLVNWCPECATVLANEQVENGCCWRHETTPVEQRELVQWFLRITAYAEQLLDDMKQIEAGWPSQVLTMQRNWIGRSQGTEVDFGLAGTDQKIRVFTTRVDTIYGATCVILAPEHPLSKQLCEGALAVQLKAMVDDQSRKDPENLVKEGFFTGHYAVNPYNGATVPIWIANFVLWGYGTGAIMAVPAHDERDFEFCTKYGISIVPVIRPVDGPLAIIATEPFTEYGIVENSGEWSGLPSADARKLMSARAKENGFGEAAITYRLKDWGVSRQRYWGTPIPVVHCPACGVVPVPDDQLPVLLPSDVELTGQGKSPLANHPSFLNTTCPKCGGPAQRETDTMDTFVDSSWYFFRYVDPKNDKLPFTPETVQPWFPVDQYIGGVTHAILHLLYSRFWCKVMRDIGLVKVDEPFKNLFTQGMVQLNGQTMSKSKGNIVDPDEMVEKYGADTCRLFTLFAAPPEKNMDWNESSVEGQYRFLTRLFKWVTRNADATEGSGETDAQALRKLHQTIRKITSDFDNRWHFNTSIAALMELLNALQAAEAGMSPAVRQEVAAKLTLLIAPFAPYAAEELWATIGRTGPVFRQSWPAFDPELAKEEALEIPVQVNGKLRGRITAAHGSTKEEQEALALADEKVLAFIAGRPIVKVITLPGKLVNIVIKG, from the coding sequence ATGCCGGAAAAGCCGTACAACCACCAGGAAATCGAGCTGAATTGGAGCCAGCGCTGGACCGCCGACCCTGAGCTCTACAAAGCCGTCAACGACGGCACCAAGCCCCGCTACTACGTCCTTGAGATGCTGCCTTACCCCAGCGGCCGTCTCCACATGGGCCATGTGCGGAACTACTCGATTGGAGACACGCTCGCCCGCTACCAGTGGATGCGCGGCTTCGACGTGCTCCACCCCATGGGTTGGGACGCCTTCGGCCTGCCCGCCGAGAACGCGGCCATAAAGAACAACCGCCACCCCAGCGAGTGGACCCACTCCAACATCGCTCACATGAAGAAGCAGCTCCTGCGCATGGGCTTCGCCTATGACTGGGACCGCGAAGTCTCCACGTGTGAGCCCGAATACTACCGCTGGAACCAGTGGTTCTTCCTGCGCATGATGGAGCGGGACCTGGCGTACCGCAAGGTCTCCCTCGTCAACTGGTGCCCGGAGTGCGCCACCGTGCTCGCCAACGAGCAGGTGGAGAACGGCTGCTGCTGGCGTCACGAAACCACACCCGTTGAACAGCGCGAACTGGTTCAGTGGTTCCTGCGCATCACGGCCTACGCCGAGCAGTTGCTCGACGACATGAAGCAGATCGAGGCCGGCTGGCCGTCCCAGGTGCTCACCATGCAGCGCAACTGGATTGGCCGCAGCCAGGGCACCGAGGTCGACTTCGGCCTGGCCGGCACCGACCAGAAGATCCGCGTCTTCACCACCCGCGTCGACACCATCTACGGCGCCACCTGCGTCATCCTCGCGCCGGAGCACCCGCTCTCCAAGCAGCTCTGCGAGGGCGCGCTGGCCGTCCAGTTGAAGGCGATGGTCGACGACCAGAGCCGCAAGGATCCCGAGAACCTCGTCAAGGAAGGGTTCTTCACAGGCCACTACGCCGTGAACCCTTATAACGGAGCCACGGTCCCCATCTGGATCGCCAACTTCGTGCTGTGGGGCTACGGCACCGGCGCCATCATGGCGGTGCCCGCTCACGACGAACGCGACTTCGAGTTCTGTACGAAGTACGGCATCTCCATCGTGCCCGTCATCCGGCCCGTCGACGGTCCGCTGGCGATCATCGCCACCGAGCCGTTCACCGAATACGGCATCGTCGAGAACTCCGGCGAATGGTCCGGCCTGCCCAGCGCCGACGCCCGCAAACTGATGAGCGCCCGCGCGAAGGAGAACGGCTTCGGCGAAGCCGCCATCACTTACCGCCTGAAGGACTGGGGCGTCTCCCGCCAGCGCTACTGGGGCACGCCGATCCCGGTTGTGCACTGCCCGGCGTGCGGGGTCGTGCCCGTACCGGACGACCAGTTGCCCGTCCTGCTGCCTTCCGACGTCGAACTCACCGGCCAGGGCAAATCGCCGCTCGCCAACCATCCCAGCTTCCTGAACACCACCTGCCCCAAGTGCGGCGGGCCGGCCCAGCGCGAAACCGACACGATGGACACGTTCGTCGACTCCTCGTGGTACTTCTTCCGCTACGTCGATCCGAAGAACGACAAGCTGCCATTCACGCCGGAGACCGTCCAGCCCTGGTTCCCGGTGGACCAGTACATCGGCGGCGTCACCCACGCCATCCTGCACCTGCTGTACTCGCGCTTCTGGTGCAAGGTGATGCGCGACATCGGCCTGGTGAAGGTCGACGAGCCCTTCAAAAACCTGTTCACCCAGGGCATGGTGCAGTTGAACGGGCAGACGATGTCCAAGTCCAAGGGCAACATCGTCGATCCCGACGAAATGGTGGAAAAGTACGGCGCCGACACCTGTCGCCTGTTCACGCTGTTCGCGGCTCCGCCCGAGAAGAACATGGACTGGAACGAGTCCAGCGTCGAGGGGCAGTACCGTTTCCTGACGCGCCTCTTCAAGTGGGTCACGCGCAATGCCGACGCCACCGAGGGTAGCGGCGAGACCGACGCCCAGGCCCTGCGCAAGCTCCACCAGACCATCCGCAAGATCACGTCAGACTTCGACAACCGCTGGCACTTCAACACGTCCATCGCGGCGTTGATGGAGCTGCTGAACGCGCTGCAGGCCGCCGAAGCGGGCATGTCCCCAGCCGTCCGGCAGGAAGTGGCCGCCAAGCTCACGCTGCTCATCGCGCCCTTCGCGCCCTATGCCGCCGAAGAGCTCTGGGCCACCATCGGTAGAACCGGACCCGTCTTCCGCCAGTCCTGGCCGGCCTTCGATCCTGAACTGGCCAAGGAAGAGGCGCTGGAGATCCCGGTGCAGGTCAATGGCAAGCTGCGCGGCCGCATCACCGCCGCCCACGGCTCCACCAAAGAGGAGCAGGAAGCGCTCGCCCTGGCCGACGAGAAGGTGCTGGCGTTCATCGCCGGCCGCCCCATCGTCAAGGTCATCACGCTACCCGGCAAGCTGGTGAATATCGTGATCAAGGGCTGA
- a CDS encoding deoxyribonuclease IV, producing MRIGIHCSTSGALVNAAKKAQELGANCLQIFSASPRMWRASMPSEEQTREMKDFRAANDLTPLVIHDSYLINMAAADEGIREKSIAGFRGEVERAIAIGAEYLVIHPGSSKDHTLELGIETLARSLETASKGLKPEVLTLLLENTAGAGNTIGRTFEDLTAIRDLALNQVPYPIGYCLDTCHLYVSGFDVSTEAGLNQTVSDAERILGLENIPVIHTNDSKGAFASKLDRHANIGEGHIGLEGFRRILNHPKLRDKAFVLETPIDQPGDDQRNVDALKSLCRKSRTTTRKSS from the coding sequence ATGCGAATCGGGATCCACTGCTCCACGTCGGGTGCGCTGGTCAACGCGGCCAAAAAAGCCCAGGAACTGGGCGCCAACTGTCTCCAGATCTTCTCCGCCAGCCCACGGATGTGGCGCGCCTCGATGCCGTCGGAAGAGCAGACCAGGGAAATGAAGGACTTCCGCGCCGCCAACGACCTCACCCCCCTGGTGATTCACGACAGCTACCTCATCAACATGGCCGCCGCCGATGAGGGGATCCGCGAGAAGTCCATCGCCGGTTTCCGCGGCGAAGTCGAACGCGCCATCGCCATTGGAGCCGAGTATCTGGTCATCCACCCTGGCAGTTCCAAAGACCACACGCTCGAACTGGGCATCGAAACGCTCGCCCGCTCGCTGGAAACGGCATCGAAAGGTCTCAAGCCGGAGGTCCTCACGCTGCTGCTGGAGAACACGGCCGGCGCCGGCAATACCATCGGCCGCACGTTTGAGGACCTCACAGCCATCCGTGACCTCGCCTTGAACCAGGTGCCCTACCCCATCGGCTACTGCCTGGACACCTGCCACCTGTACGTTTCAGGCTTCGATGTTTCCACCGAAGCCGGGCTGAATCAGACAGTTAGCGATGCGGAAAGGATCCTGGGCCTGGAGAACATCCCAGTCATCCACACCAACGATTCCAAGGGGGCCTTCGCCTCCAAACTGGACCGGCATGCGAACATAGGAGAAGGTCACATCGGGTTGGAAGGGTTTCGCAGGATTCTGAACCATCCGAAACTGCGGGATAAGGCGTTTGTGCTGGAGACCCCCATCGACCAGCCGGGCGACGACCAACGCAATGTGGACGCACTGAAATCACTATGCCGGAAAAGCCGTACAACCACCAGGAAATCGAGCTGA
- a CDS encoding alpha/beta hydrolase family protein, translated as MRRMMGASLLGFCLLSLLWGQSRWGDIRSMFRRDVGTHYSIPSYRSLDEWKLRRTHLRTQILTAAGLEPMLPKSDLHARRFDSLDKGSFVVEKVLLETIPGYFLAGNLYLPKNVGDNKVPAVLVPHGHWKNGRIHDAADYSVPALCANLAAQGYAAFAYDMVGYNDTRQTSHTFGKSEQEEQWGFSPLGLQLWNSIRSLDFLESLPMVDGKRIAVTGASGGATQSLLVAAVDDRLQAAIPVCMVSATFQGDCTCEEAPGLRLGTNNMEIAALMAPKPMLLLSSKKDWTKRTPDEEYPAIQSIYRLYGNPDAVSSIQIDSGHNYNHKSREEAYRFLFNVLKPDIPFSAARENIQAKFKPEDLLVGPLPADLHPLSQDEVFASWRDLSRQRVKGLSDQDARRLLASTVGATWPRRVEAIPAGQLVLLERAGSGERVPARWAPGRVSEAALLIDPGGSEAARHSRSAAHFVARGASILTVDVYQTGSAVTPGISCGRTCLTFQRSDDANRVSDILTALSYLNSTRPTRITMSCNGKAGSWCVVAAAVTPAGVPLSVDLLDPEIAALNDQPGPLFIPGLERAGGMQQVLRLIRLNHQLRIDTAD; from the coding sequence ATGCGGAGAATGATGGGTGCGTCCCTGCTGGGGTTCTGTCTGCTCAGTTTGCTCTGGGGGCAATCGCGCTGGGGCGACATCCGGTCCATGTTCCGCAGGGATGTCGGCACGCACTACTCCATCCCCAGTTACCGCAGCCTCGACGAATGGAAGCTGCGCCGGACCCACCTGAGAACGCAGATCCTGACCGCGGCGGGGCTGGAACCGATGCTGCCGAAATCGGACCTGCATGCGCGCCGATTCGATTCCCTGGATAAGGGTAGTTTCGTCGTTGAAAAAGTACTGCTCGAAACAATTCCCGGTTATTTCCTTGCCGGAAATCTCTATCTCCCAAAGAATGTAGGCGACAATAAGGTCCCGGCCGTACTGGTTCCGCATGGCCATTGGAAGAATGGCCGCATCCACGACGCCGCCGACTATTCCGTACCTGCGCTGTGCGCCAACCTGGCCGCCCAGGGCTACGCCGCTTTCGCCTACGACATGGTGGGCTACAACGACACGCGGCAGACCTCCCATACGTTCGGGAAATCGGAGCAGGAAGAGCAGTGGGGCTTCAGTCCGCTGGGTCTTCAGCTCTGGAACTCCATCAGATCGCTGGACTTCCTGGAGTCCCTGCCGATGGTGGACGGAAAGCGCATTGCCGTCACCGGCGCCTCCGGTGGCGCAACTCAGTCGCTGCTGGTGGCCGCTGTGGACGACCGGCTGCAGGCGGCCATCCCCGTCTGCATGGTATCGGCGACGTTCCAGGGCGACTGCACGTGCGAAGAGGCTCCGGGCTTGAGGCTGGGCACCAACAACATGGAGATTGCGGCACTGATGGCGCCGAAGCCGATGTTGCTGCTCTCTTCGAAGAAGGACTGGACCAAGCGGACGCCCGACGAGGAGTACCCGGCGATCCAGTCGATTTACCGGCTGTATGGGAATCCGGACGCCGTATCCTCCATTCAGATCGATTCGGGCCACAACTACAACCACAAGAGCCGGGAGGAGGCTTACCGCTTCCTTTTCAATGTGTTGAAGCCGGACATTCCATTCTCGGCCGCACGCGAGAACATCCAGGCGAAGTTCAAGCCGGAGGATCTGCTGGTGGGCCCGCTGCCGGCCGACCTGCATCCACTGTCCCAGGACGAGGTATTCGCCAGTTGGCGCGACCTGTCCAGGCAGCGCGTGAAGGGGCTGTCCGATCAGGACGCCCGCCGGTTGCTGGCCTCGACCGTAGGCGCCACATGGCCGCGGCGGGTAGAGGCGATTCCGGCAGGCCAGTTGGTGCTGTTGGAGCGCGCCGGCTCCGGCGAGCGAGTGCCTGCGCGCTGGGCGCCGGGTCGGGTATCCGAGGCCGCCTTGCTGATCGATCCAGGCGGGTCGGAGGCCGCGCGGCACAGCCGTTCGGCCGCGCATTTCGTGGCTCGGGGGGCTTCGATTCTCACCGTGGATGTCTACCAGACGGGTAGCGCCGTGACACCGGGCATCAGTTGCGGGCGGACGTGCCTGACGTTCCAGAGGAGTGACGATGCGAACCGTGTCTCGGATATCCTGACGGCGCTGTCATACTTAAATTCGACGCGGCCGACGCGAATCACGATGTCGTGCAACGGGAAAGCGGGGTCGTGGTGTGTCGTGGCGGCGGCGGTGACTCCGGCCGGTGTGCCGCTGAGCGTGGACCTGCTGGATCCCGAGATCGCGGCGTTGAACGACCAGCCCGGGCCGTTGTTCATTCCGGGATTGGAACGGGCCGGCGGCATGCAGCAGGTGCTGCGCCTGATCCGGCTGAACCATCAACTGCGGATTGATACGGCGGACTGA
- a CDS encoding M14 family metallopeptidase — protein sequence MVLSQVTRRRAVLAILCALSSLGAVPSPKDHFGFTPGDDYKLANYQEVIGYFQKLAASSDRIKLVEFGKSSEGRATYVAFISSAENLKRLDQYKEMNRRLALGLATPEEAAKLSAESKAIVWIDSGLHATEVAPVQQAPHLAYKMITGETDEIRRIRDNVILMQVPVINPDGLDMTAGWYRKNVGTPHELAPLPTLYQKYSGHDNNRDWFMLNLPETRNVCRLLFREWFPQIVYNQHQVAPFPARIFIPPYAEPLNPNIPAAVMEGISGIGAAMRERFARENKAGAMSYNGFDAWWNGGLRSAPAFHNMHGILTETALYQYATPKVYKLTEIPERFANGIPAREPSVFYEKPWLGGRWALMDAVDYMLTADFAILELAASRPRQFLHKAWEMAQEQIAAGQKGGPYAYVIPADPGNAWQAAEMLRRLQGAGVEVRKTTAPVEVNGKSYAAGSYLVLTAQPFRGYIVDLMEPQKYPEIRSSANGPVKRPYDLAGWTLPYQMGVQYARIEQPSAIGSELIGDLPAQEPPASWLPKPGAPKARVALYEPFLANSDTGWTQWMLDYFHVGHTVVHNADLRAADLRSRFDTIILAQQSMNSILHGTREGERSGRGEPQVEAAPNVQRAEFTGGIGVEGARGLQEFVKQGGTLVALDTATELPLALFPIGVRGVLRSGEEETSGGWSCPGSLLHLNVDTSHPLAAGVAKDAIATSTGGQAFDVTMLPEFNQGDREVKVVASYAKQNLLASGWIAGERIVAGKPAVVSARMGQGRVVLIGFRAQFRGQSFGTFKFLLNAIYQSAGQN from the coding sequence ATGGTCTTGTCTCAGGTCACTCGCCGGCGGGCAGTCCTTGCCATTCTTTGCGCTCTATCCTCCCTGGGTGCTGTCCCGTCTCCCAAGGATCACTTCGGCTTCACGCCGGGCGACGATTACAAACTGGCGAACTACCAGGAGGTGATCGGGTACTTCCAGAAGCTGGCCGCTTCGTCGGACCGCATCAAGCTGGTGGAGTTCGGCAAAAGCTCGGAAGGGCGCGCCACGTATGTGGCCTTCATCAGTTCGGCCGAGAACCTGAAGAGGCTGGATCAATACAAAGAGATGAACCGGCGCCTCGCTTTGGGCCTGGCGACCCCCGAAGAGGCGGCCAAGCTGTCGGCGGAGAGCAAGGCGATTGTGTGGATCGACTCGGGACTGCACGCGACGGAGGTGGCTCCGGTGCAGCAGGCGCCGCACCTGGCGTACAAGATGATCACGGGCGAGACCGACGAGATCCGGCGCATCCGCGACAACGTAATCCTGATGCAGGTGCCGGTGATCAATCCGGACGGCCTGGACATGACGGCGGGCTGGTACCGGAAGAATGTGGGGACGCCGCATGAGCTGGCGCCGCTGCCCACGCTGTATCAGAAGTACTCGGGGCACGACAACAATCGCGACTGGTTCATGTTGAACCTGCCGGAGACCCGCAACGTCTGCCGGTTGCTGTTCCGTGAGTGGTTCCCGCAGATCGTCTACAACCAGCACCAGGTGGCTCCGTTCCCGGCGCGCATCTTCATTCCCCCTTACGCTGAGCCGTTGAATCCGAACATTCCGGCGGCGGTGATGGAGGGGATCAGCGGGATCGGCGCGGCGATGCGCGAGCGCTTCGCGCGAGAGAACAAAGCCGGTGCGATGTCGTACAACGGCTTCGACGCCTGGTGGAACGGCGGGCTGCGTTCGGCTCCCGCGTTCCACAACATGCACGGCATCCTCACAGAGACCGCGCTGTATCAGTACGCCACGCCGAAGGTCTATAAGCTGACGGAGATTCCTGAGCGGTTCGCGAACGGCATCCCGGCGCGCGAGCCATCGGTGTTCTATGAGAAGCCCTGGCTGGGCGGACGCTGGGCACTGATGGACGCGGTCGACTACATGCTGACGGCGGATTTTGCCATTCTCGAACTCGCGGCTTCGCGGCCGCGCCAGTTCCTGCATAAGGCCTGGGAGATGGCGCAGGAGCAGATTGCGGCTGGGCAGAAAGGCGGGCCGTACGCGTATGTGATTCCAGCGGATCCCGGCAATGCGTGGCAGGCAGCGGAGATGCTGCGGCGGCTGCAGGGCGCGGGCGTGGAAGTGCGCAAAACGACGGCGCCGGTGGAGGTGAACGGCAAGAGCTATGCCGCCGGCTCGTATCTGGTGCTGACCGCCCAGCCGTTCCGCGGCTACATCGTCGACCTGATGGAGCCGCAGAAGTATCCGGAGATCCGGTCGAGCGCGAATGGTCCCGTGAAGCGGCCGTACGATCTCGCCGGTTGGACGCTGCCTTACCAGATGGGCGTGCAGTATGCGCGGATCGAGCAGCCGTCGGCGATCGGGTCAGAACTGATCGGCGACCTGCCGGCGCAGGAGCCTCCTGCATCGTGGCTGCCGAAACCCGGCGCTCCGAAGGCGCGTGTGGCGCTGTATGAGCCGTTCCTGGCGAACAGCGATACGGGCTGGACCCAGTGGATGCTCGACTACTTCCATGTCGGCCACACCGTGGTCCACAACGCAGATCTGCGCGCCGCCGATCTGCGGTCCCGCTTCGACACGATCATCCTGGCGCAGCAATCGATGAACTCGATTCTGCATGGGACTCGGGAGGGCGAGCGCAGCGGCCGCGGCGAACCGCAAGTCGAGGCGGCACCGAACGTGCAGCGGGCCGAGTTCACCGGCGGCATTGGCGTGGAAGGCGCCCGCGGCCTGCAGGAATTCGTGAAGCAGGGTGGCACGCTGGTGGCGCTGGATACGGCGACTGAGCTGCCGTTGGCTTTGTTTCCCATTGGAGTGCGCGGCGTTCTGCGGAGCGGGGAAGAGGAGACCTCGGGCGGCTGGTCGTGCCCCGGGTCCCTACTGCACCTGAATGTCGACACCTCGCACCCGTTGGCGGCGGGCGTGGCGAAGGACGCGATTGCGACCTCCACCGGCGGCCAGGCGTTCGATGTCACGATGCTGCCGGAGTTCAACCAGGGCGATCGCGAAGTGAAGGTCGTGGCCAGCTATGCTAAACAGAATCTGCTGGCCAGCGGCTGGATCGCGGGCGAGCGCATCGTGGCCGGCAAGCCCGCGGTGGTTTCGGCACGCATGGGGCAGGGGCGGGTCGTGCTGATCGGTTTCCGGGCGCAGTTCCGCGGTCAGAGTTTCGGGACCTTCAAGTTCCTGCTGAACGCGATCTACCAGAGCGCCGGGCAGAACTAG
- a CDS encoding carbon-nitrogen hydrolase — protein MPGESQTKFRIGLVQTSCSLDPQENLDKAAAKVREAAERGAQIICLQELFRSQYFCRDESADLFDLAEPVPGPSTDVMAKLAKELGVVIVASLFERRAAGLYHNTAAILNADGTLEGIYRKMHIPDDPLFFEKFYFTPGDLGFKNFETPFGRIGVLVCWDQWYPEGARLTALQGADILFYPTAIGWHPAEKEQYGAAQLDAWRTIQRGHAIANGVYVAAVNRVGFEGTPERGLEFWGNSFVADPFGVLVAEASNDKEEILVVECDRRRIEEVRRNWPFLRDRRIDFYGGITERWLGKK, from the coding sequence ATGCCTGGGGAATCCCAAACCAAGTTCCGCATCGGGCTGGTCCAGACCTCGTGTTCGCTTGATCCGCAAGAGAATCTCGACAAGGCGGCCGCCAAGGTGCGTGAGGCCGCTGAACGCGGCGCTCAGATCATCTGCCTGCAGGAGCTGTTCCGCTCCCAGTACTTCTGCCGCGACGAGAGCGCGGACCTGTTCGACCTGGCCGAACCCGTGCCCGGCCCGTCCACGGATGTGATGGCGAAGCTCGCGAAGGAGCTTGGCGTGGTCATCGTGGCCAGCCTGTTTGAACGCCGGGCCGCGGGCCTGTATCACAACACGGCCGCCATCCTGAACGCCGATGGCACGCTGGAAGGCATCTACCGCAAGATGCACATCCCGGACGACCCGCTGTTCTTCGAGAAGTTCTACTTCACTCCGGGTGATCTGGGGTTCAAGAACTTCGAGACCCCGTTCGGCCGCATCGGCGTGCTGGTCTGCTGGGATCAGTGGTACCCGGAAGGCGCCCGTCTGACCGCCCTACAAGGCGCCGACATTTTGTTCTATCCCACCGCCATCGGCTGGCATCCGGCGGAGAAGGAACAGTACGGAGCCGCGCAGCTTGACGCCTGGCGCACCATCCAGCGCGGCCATGCCATCGCCAACGGAGTCTACGTGGCCGCCGTGAATCGCGTCGGCTTCGAAGGCACGCCGGAACGCGGCCTGGAGTTCTGGGGCAACAGCTTCGTCGCCGATCCGTTTGGAGTGCTGGTGGCCGAGGCGTCCAACGACAAGGAAGAGATCCTCGTCGTCGAGTGCGACCGCCGCCGCATTGAGGAAGTCCGCCGCAACTGGCCCTTCCTGCGCGATCGCCGCATCGATTTTTATGGGGGGATCACCGAACGGTGGCTGGGCAAAAAGTAA
- a CDS encoding agmatine deiminase family protein: MPPEWAQHEATWLGWPHETTDWPGKFTPIPFLYGEIVRILSRREEVRILVPAAQQKRARAVLEKCGAWNGNVRLITAETNRSWTRDYCPLYVKTNTGEKVATKWRFNGWAKYPNWKNDDAAGEKAAKVSKTTLVKPEWNGRRVVLEGGSIDVNGSGLMLTTEECLLSDIQSRNPGLEREQLEALFEGYLGVEKVLWLNRGISGDDTHGHVDDLARFTDERTIAIVVEEDREEANYEPLAENVRLLRRMKRLDGRAPRVVELPMPRPVSYNGQRLPASYANFYIANGVVLVPVFHDSNDRIALNILARLFPTRDVIGLYSVDLVLGLGTIHCGTMQEPA; this comes from the coding sequence ATGCCGCCCGAATGGGCGCAGCATGAGGCCACGTGGCTGGGCTGGCCGCACGAGACGACGGACTGGCCCGGCAAGTTCACTCCGATTCCTTTCCTGTACGGCGAGATTGTACGAATCCTCAGCCGCCGCGAGGAGGTGCGCATTCTCGTCCCCGCGGCTCAGCAGAAACGCGCCCGCGCCGTGCTGGAAAAGTGCGGAGCCTGGAACGGCAATGTCCGGCTCATCACCGCCGAAACCAATCGGAGCTGGACGCGCGACTACTGCCCGCTGTACGTGAAGACCAACACGGGCGAGAAGGTCGCAACCAAGTGGCGGTTCAACGGCTGGGCGAAGTACCCCAACTGGAAGAACGACGATGCAGCCGGAGAGAAGGCGGCGAAAGTCTCCAAAACCACACTCGTGAAACCCGAGTGGAACGGCCGCCGCGTTGTGTTGGAGGGTGGCAGCATCGACGTCAATGGATCCGGCCTGATGCTGACGACCGAGGAGTGTCTTCTGAGTGACATACAGTCGCGGAATCCCGGACTGGAACGCGAACAACTGGAGGCACTGTTCGAAGGCTACCTTGGCGTCGAGAAGGTCCTCTGGCTGAACCGCGGCATCTCTGGTGACGACACCCACGGGCACGTGGACGACCTCGCCCGCTTCACCGATGAACGCACTATCGCCATTGTGGTGGAGGAAGACCGCGAAGAGGCCAACTATGAACCGTTGGCCGAAAATGTCCGCCTGCTGCGCCGGATGAAGCGCCTCGACGGCCGCGCTCCGCGCGTGGTCGAACTGCCCATGCCGCGTCCCGTGTCTTACAACGGGCAGCGTCTGCCGGCCTCCTACGCGAATTTCTATATCGCGAATGGCGTCGTATTAGTGCCGGTGTTTCATGACTCTAACGACCGCATCGCGCTCAATATCCTCGCACGCCTCTTCCCGACGCGCGATGTCATCGGTTTGTATAGCGTCGACCTGGTACTCGGACTCGGAACGATCCATTGCGGGACGATGCAAGAACCCGCTTAA